Proteins co-encoded in one Quercus robur chromosome 8, dhQueRobu3.1, whole genome shotgun sequence genomic window:
- the LOC126694005 gene encoding cytochrome P450 72A14-like: MILNEALRLYPPAASLLRIVHKETKLGNVIIPAGVEIALPTILVHHDYELWGENAKQFNSKIFLEGISKATKGQVSFFPFGGGSRICVGQNFALVETKMALSLILQNFSFETSSSYAHAPCSIITLQPQFGAHVILHKI; encoded by the coding sequence ATGATATTGAATGAGGCTCTGAGGTTATACCCACCAGCAGCTTCGCTACTTCGAATAGTTCACAAGGAAACCAAGCTGGGAAATGTGATTATACCAGCTGGAGTGGAGATTGCTCTACCAACAATCCTAGTCCACCATGATTATGAACTGTGGGGTGAGAATGCAAAACAGTTTAACTCGAAGATATTTTTAGAAGGCATTTCAAAGGCAACAAAGGGCCAAGTATCATTCTTCCCATTTGGTGGGGGTTCGAGGATATGTGTTGGTCAAAACTTTGCTCTAGTAGAGACCAAGATGGCTTTGTCACTCATTTTGCAGAACTTCTCATTTGAGACATCCTCATCCTATGCTCATGCTCCTTGCTCAATCATAACTCTTCAACCTCAATTTGGTGCTCACGTTATATTACATAAGATATAG